Part of the Phycisphaerae bacterium genome, CATCAGAGAGATGAAATTCGACGAGGCCGGCGCACCGGAGCATCTAATCCAGCAAGTCAAACAGGCCTACGGCGAATCCGTCGTTTTTCAACTGGCAACCGACGGCAAGGACCATTTGATCTATTCAATCGGCCGACCGGAGTCCGGCGTCCATAAACTAATCGAAGCCCGGTCCAGTGGGCGGTCCATCGAAAAGAACCCCCGGGTTGACGAGGTTCGGCGATTGCTTCCAGCGGATTCCAATGTGCTGATCATTACGGATTTGGGGCGTTTGATCGAAAGTGCGAGGACTTTCGTCGGGATGCCGCCCCACGCGGATATCGAAGCCTCCAGCAGGAAGGACGCCCCACCAACTGCGGACAAACACCCCAATTCACCGGAAACACCAGCCAGTCTGCTTGCCGGCTGGTCGTGCGCTGCCCGCAAAAACGTTCTATGCGGGCAGTTAGTGATCCGGGCGGACGCACTGTGCCGGATATTCGCCGGAAGCGCCTCGGCGCATGACAAGGCCCCTCTTCGCGCCCCCTGATTCGTCACCGACCCCAGCGGGAGTCGGCCGCTCCTCCGCCGTCCGCGCGTGGAATATCCGGAAAATGTGAAAGGCCGGATCGATGTCCTGTTTCGATGTCGAATCGTAATTACATGACCTATTTGATGTTATGTAGCACCAAACGGCGCATCGGTAGGCCGCTGTACATTGTGAAAATCGGAACAGATTATTTTGTTGAAGCGGCTGTATTGCCCCAGATATAATGATCCCGAAACGCTTCGGGAGCGTAGGATCTGAAGCGTCATGTGTCGCAACCCCTGCAATTGTAAAAGGATGCTGCCTTGGAGCTCGGCCTTACCAAACAACGAAGTTCAGACCTCAGTTTCTTTCTGTATCGCCGGGCGCTGCATCCGGAGCTTTTCCGTATCTATCTGGAGAAGCACATCGAGTACAGCAACTTTCAGGCGGATATCTGGATCGTGGGCCTCAACCACGTCGTCACGGTTCAGGCGAACAACGTCCTGGTGACGGAATTGACCGGCGTCCCCTGTGATTTACTCACGGATCGCAATCTGGTTACTCAGTTTCGCTTCCGCGGGGAGCGCGATTTCCAGTACCGCTTCAGCGAGGGGATGCGGTATATCTTCAGCAGCCAGGTCGAAGAAACGACTGAGCACATTTTCCGCACGACTTACCGTGATCTGTCAAACTACGCCCAGAAACGTGGCCTTTATGTCCCGTACGAGCAGTGGACGACCAACGGGCTTGTTCCGTTCTCGTACATCGACTACGAAACCCGGCAATACGAATTGCATGTGCATGCCTATCATGCATTCCCCGGCGAGTGGCGGTTCCTGCGGACCCAGTCGATTTTTGAAACTCGGCCGAACAGTCGGCCCGCCAAGTGATGCGGGCATCCACGAATCGCCTCAACCATGAATAAATCGCGCGGCTCCGGGGGTCATCGACGACTTCCGGAGCCGCGTCTCTTTCACATTGTCACAGCGGCCCCTAGTTGCGAGGATCAGACCTATGTCAGCCCAGTCTGGTCGCGTCCCGAAAACGATCAGGACGATGCTCCTACTTCTCACTATTGCAGTGACCACCCAACAAGCGATAGGCCAGCCCCGCGGCCGCGGCGGTACCCCACGTGACATCGGCCGGCCGGGCGAAAAGGACCCAACGGACGACGCGGAGCGCAACGCGAAGCTTCAGGCCAAAGCGCAGAAAATTTACGCCGAAGGCGAGGCCGCGCTGGCCAAGGACCGCATTCCGTATGCGAAGATGAAGTTCCGTTCAGTGGTCGAACTGGTCGGAGTGAGTGGGGTCGGAGAGTCCGCACTTTCGGCGCTGAAACAGATTCAGGCGCGAGGACAGGAAGCGCTGAATGATGCCCGAAGTCTGTACGAGAAGAAGGATTACGTCCTTGCGATCGAAAAGGCCCGATTCGTTCAACGGAACTATGCAAATATTCTTGGCGGCCTGAGCGTGGGAGGCGATGCGCCGAATCTCGCGACCCTCGCGGTCGACCTGATCAAGCAAATCGAGTCCGACCCGGCGGCCAAGCCCACGCTTCAAGAAGAACAGGCTCGCCCCCTTGCCAAACGGATTGAACGGTTCGAAAAGCAGGCTCGCACGGACAAGTCCCGGTTACTGGACGTGTACGATACATGCAGGAAACTGGCTTCCAAGTTTCCCGATTGTCCGACAGCAAAGACCTGCGTCGCGCGCTCCGAAACGCTTCGGAAGGACAAGAAAAACTGGAGTATCATCTCGCGCGAACGCGACCGGCGCGATGTTCTGTCACAACTCGGAAAGATCGAAGAACT contains:
- a CDS encoding DUF2617 family protein gives rise to the protein MELGLTKQRSSDLSFFLYRRALHPELFRIYLEKHIEYSNFQADIWIVGLNHVVTVQANNVLVTELTGVPCDLLTDRNLVTQFRFRGERDFQYRFSEGMRYIFSSQVEETTEHIFRTTYRDLSNYAQKRGLYVPYEQWTTNGLVPFSYIDYETRQYELHVHAYHAFPGEWRFLRTQSIFETRPNSRPAK